A window of Castanea sativa cultivar Marrone di Chiusa Pesio chromosome 8, ASM4071231v1 genomic DNA:
tgttttctttcattccCATGTTGTTTCTGTCATGTCTCGTTTTGCCGTCTGTCTCTTCTGCTTATGCTTATCTTCCACGAAAAGGTGCATGGGCTTCTTGGTTTgccttattttttctcattcCCTTATGcgcttgtttgcttgcttgGCATAAGTTCTTGCCAAACCAATTCGTTGGTcttttgttcttctttcttattTCCTCAGGTCCACTAGTCTCCCACTAgtctcattttctcttcttgCTGTGGTCATGGGCCTGTCGTCCCATTGGTTTTTTACTTCTTCCTTTGGGCTCTCATAACCCATTTActttacttttacctttattgTGTCCATGGGCTTGCTAGCTGTTATTTCCTACCATGTTGGTTCATTAGGCGTTTACCTTTTTTATTGGACTTTCATAGCCCATTTACTTTACTTTTACCTCTTGTTATGTCCATGGGCCTGCTGGCTGTTATTTCCTGCCACGTTGGCCCATTGGGCATTTACCTCTTTTCTTGGACTTTTATAGTCCATTTACTTTACTTTTACCTCTCGTTGCGCCCATGAACCTACTGACTGTTATTTCTTGCCATGTTGGCCCATTAGGCATTTACCTCTGTCCTTGGGCTCCAATGTCCCTTTTGCTTCTATCATGTTTCTTTTAGTCTTTTCCTCCTTCATCTTTCATCACTATTGGGGTTTTTCTTCTATTGGGCTATTTGTcaaaaatgggtatcaacacTTGTAAAATGACTTTGTTATCCTTAATTTGAAGGAACTCcattttaactaaaaaagagGGGTTAGTGAGTTTTCATCTCTCTGCAATAATGATAAAAGTGATATAGATGTGGCAAAGACctagtatttgaattcaaatggATTGTGaggtgaatgtttttttttttttttttaatgtgtatttGAAAGTGGTGTAGTGAGTTTTATTTTACGTATTTGTTCCTATGTTTTGTCCTTACTTAAACATTGTAGGGGTAtatttgaaccacataaaattCTAATTGAAGAGAGGGAATTTTATGAGGAATCCTATGATGTTATTGATCTTATTCCTAAAACTAGGAAAAGTTGTTAGTTATTAGATGAGGTAGTTTTGACATTGAGAAAAGTCCATTTTAAATGGGAGAATCTTGTTATAGATAGTATAGATTATCTTAGTCACAactgtcaacaaaggtaaaaataacccatttttatttctttgccaGAATAAATGTGATGCACATGCAAGCAACTAACCCCAACATTCAAACCAACAAGCATGACTTATGGCATGTACAAGTGCTCGTTTATTCCAACATATCAACATTATATTAATATTGAATATAATGAGTTAGAATTGGAAGATGGTGGAATTAATGGTTAATTGAATATAATGAGTTAGAAAATGTGTAAAGTTGCAccatttatatattaatattgtttttaaaaaatgagaaaaaattagTGACGTGATTGATGATGtgacttaaaaaaatgatagacttcaaattttagatatatataaatatagattatagatgcttctttttttccaagTTAGGTTAGTTTGACCCCCTTGCCTTCAAAGTGGAGCTGCTTGTGTGTATACGGTTAAAAACAACATTCTTAAGAAATAAACATTCTCAACATCCCTTTCCTTACAGTGATCTTATAAATAAACAGCCTCAACAACCCTATCCTTTTCAAAGGCCAACTTCAACGGACAACATTTAAGTTTTGACTTGTTGGTCCTTTGAAACCCTCTTGGAACTTGCTTAGTTAGAAAAACCTTGAAACGTGCAAATATCCATTCACACTTCCAAATTTCTTGTCTATCTATCCTATTGACACtggtctctctatctcttcctcGATTTCTACTCTTTTTCCATCATTCAATAAGTTTTTGATCTTCGTGTTGTTTTGTCGTGTAAGCTAATCATTATCCTTCTTGAATTTTTacaattaacaaattaaaactGTTTCACAATTGTCGACAAAGGTAAAAAATAACCCTGTTTTTATCTCTTTGCCAAAATAAATGTGACGCACATGCAAGCAACTTACCCCCAAAATTCAAACTAATAAGCATGACTTATGGCATGTACAAGTGCTCATTTATTCTAACATATCAACATTATATTAATATTGAACATAGTGAGTTAGAATTGGAAGATGGTGGAATTAATGGTAAATTGAATATAATGAGTTAGAAAATGTGTAAAAGTTGCAccatttatatattaatattgttttaaaaaatgggaaaaaaatagtGGCGTGATTGATGATGTGACTTAAAAGAAATGATAGACTtcagtttttagatatatatataaatatagattatagatacttttttttttccaagttagGTTAGTTTGACTCCCTTGCGTTCAAAGTGGAGCTGCCTGTGTGTATGCACTAACAAGCAGTGCTCTTAAGAAATAAACATTCTCAACATCCCTTTCCTTACAgtgattttataaaaaaacaaccTCAACAACCCTATCCTTTTCAAAGGTCAACTTCAATGGACAACATTTAAGTTTTGACTTGTTGGTCCTTTGAAACCCTCTTGGAACTTGGTTAGTTAGAAAAACCTTGAAACTTGCAAATGTCCATTCACACATCCAAATTTCTCGTCGATATATCCTATCAACACTAGTCTCTTTATCTCTTCCCCGATTTCTACTCTTTTTAAGGGCTTACCTTCTATTTTGTTTTCCATCATTCAATAAGTTTTTGATCTTGTTGTTGTCTTGTCGTGTAAGCTAATCATTATCCTTCTTGAATTTTTACAATTAACAAATTAAGACAATTTCAGCTTGTCATGAACAATTCAAAGGGGTTGACAAGGGCTAGAGGGACTGCCCTAGGTGAATTAATGGTGTGTCAATACACCCACATAAATAACTCCAGGGGTTTCTGGCATGGGGATCGTCTTTTGGACAACAACACTTCGATTCTATTGGCCGAGATCATTGTGATTTTTATCGTCTCTGGtttcacttttgttttgttgagaCCTCTTCACCAACTTGAGATCATCATACAAATTGTTGTAAGTCTGTTTCTTTACATAACTCATGTTCATATCAAGTCCTTTCCCATGTTTTAATTTGGAAGCTCCTATAGCTACCCCCTacctctttttttatataaaaaaaaaaatcactattaTCTAATAGAAAATGTTTGGCTCAGTCATGTTTGGAGTTATCTTACTCAAATCTACATGATAATTGAAAAAACCATTCATGTGTAATTTTAGTAGCATGACATTTTCAAGAAGTCAtgtgatttgtttaaataatacacaaaaGTAGTCTATAATTTGTCACACAATGAGTTAGGAAAGATAGTTTCAAATTTGTTGAACCAAAACTTTGTCCATATTTTAAGTTTTGGAACAGTTGATAATTTATCATGATATCAGAGAAGAAGATCCTAAATTCAACTCATGTCTCAATTCTACCTTTCatctaaaatattaaaaatccgATCGGTTGGGACCCTACTAATTAAGAGGGAATTTAGACTCACACACGAGGGAGTATTAGaattattgttaaataattaaacatttatcattggaattttttaaaattgattttgtagCCTTTGGCCCTTCCAACTTATTGTCCACATTCAAAATGCATATAGCTggatcaaaaatcaattttcttataGTATACATGTTGATACCTAAAAAAATCTGCTTTCCCAGGCCGGCATAATAATGGGTCCAACATTACTTGGTCAAAGCAAGGCGTATGTGGCAAAATTATTTCCTCCAGGAGGCAGATTGGTACTTCTAACATTTGCAGAGTTTGGCTTCATGTTTCACCTCTTTCTATTAGGATTACAGATTGATACATGCATAGTAAAGAGCATTGGAAGAAAAACGGTGGTAATCGCTCCAACGGGGACTATTATTCCCATGGTATTTGGAGTGGCAGCATACAAGATTCTAGAACATGCTCCCCCTTCAGAGCATGTAGTTGCACTTTTAGTCTTAATTATTGCAAATGCTTTGACTCCTTTTATTGACATCTCCGGCCTCCTTTATGAAATCAACATTCTTAATTCAGAAATTGGCCGATTTGCTTCCTCCATTTCCGTGGTAAGTGATGCATGTGCTTGGTTTCTTGCATTTGTTGTGAGAAATATTGGTGCAGCCCTGAAATACTCCTCAACCGAACCTTTATCAATGATAGCAATGGTGGTCGGTTATTACTGCTTCTTACTCTTCCTAATGAGACCACTAGTGATATGGATTGACAGTTTCACGCCAAAAGATAGACCTTTTGAGGAAAGTCATCTTATAGCCATCCTCTGTATAGTTTTGGTGAATGGATTTTTTGCAGAGTATATTGGCGAACATGCTCGCTTTGGTGCTTTTGTGCTTGGTTTGTCTTTGCCAAATGGGCCAACATTAGGCGCAATCATAATACAAAAGCTTGAGGTTCTTTGTACTATGTTGCTACTTCCAATCTACTGCACTACTAGTGGGTTCAGGACGCAACTCTCTTCCATAGCAAACGCGTCTGCAGCAAAAACAGAGCTCATCATTTTTGCTGGTTACTTTGGCAAGTTCATTGGCACCATTTTGCCATCAATCTACTTTAAGATCCCCTTTAAGGAATCTTTGACACTGACTCTCATCATGTGTTGCAAAGGTGTTATGGCAATCACTATATATAGTGTGTTGCGTGGCGGTCAGGTAATACAAGAAACAACTTAGTGTGAAGAATTTGTAGGATCAATATCAATTTTACTTAAATGCTCGCTTCAGTCTTCGCATTCAATACTTTCCAAAAACTATACTATAGTACTTTTCTTAAAGCTTTGTTtacttaggctgcgtttggttgggtgtaaaatatttttcgggtgtaaaatatttttcaggtgtaaaataatttcaggtgaaaatattttcaggaaaggaaaatatttttaggtgtttggtggcattttaaaaaatacattggaaaatattttcaggtgtttggttgtgatcttgaaaatattatagaaaatacattttctacttgttgttcacattttctcagtttccaaacaaatatataatatcatctctctgtacacaaacacaaaagaaacaaaacccaaaaaaaaaaaacatcaaatccggtcaaaaaattcatcaaatttgGTGCGATCGGCGCGGTGCTGCGATCGATGAGACCGATGCCATGGGGTTAGTGGGTCATGGCACGATGCGTAGGTGCAAGATCGTGGTGCTGGGGTGCGACGGTGCGATCTGGGTCATTGCGCGATGCGATGCGATCTCATGGCGATGCGCAGGCGCAAGCTCGACGACGCAAGATTGCGGTGCTGGGGTGCGATGGCGCGATCTGGGTCATGACGCGATCTCGTGGTGGGCCatggcgcgatctcgcgccATCGGTGGGCTGGTCTCTGGAGCATGGTGCGATCTGGgctggtctctctctctctctctctctttgcgcGTTTGAGTCCGAaaatggtttgaagtgaaaattttcacttcaaaccatttccggGTCAACCCCATTATTTTTACGGTCAAAGGAAATGATTTTCCGAAAAACTCTATTTTCCATGCGCAACCAAAcacaaggaaatgtgtaaaAGGATTTCCTGAAACCATTTGAAGCCAAAACAAAAGCAGTCTTAGTTACAAATCCTACGATTATCTTAGGACAAAACAAGAAGTAACGATTGAAGTTTTGCTTGCTATGTAAGATAATGTTGTTGGtgcattaacttttttttttgttggttcaTTGACAGATCATAACAACCCAAACATATACGCTTTTAATTCTCAGCATGATAATGGCAACAGGGTTGGCCACAATTTTTATCCGTCACCTTTATGACCCTTCCATAAGATACATGGCTGACACAAGGAGGACAATCAAAAACTCAGCACAAAACTCCTGTCTCCGAATGCTGGTCTGCATCCATTCAGAAGAGAATGTATCTTCATTTACTAACCTCATTGAAGTCTCCAACCCCACAAAAGAAAACCCTATTTTTGTATGTGTCCTTCAGCTCGTGGAGATCACAGGACGGGCAACATCTATCCTTGTAAAACTTGATAAGCAAAACAACTTATTagcttctaatctagatttttCTAGACAAATTAGCAATGCCTTTGATCATTATGAGAATTATAGCCAAGGGAGtgttaaaatacaaaacttcaAAGCAATTGCACCATGTGCAAGCATGCATGATGATATATGTACTCTTGCAATGGATCAGGAAACAAGCATCATAATTGTTCCCTTTCACAAAATATGGGCAATTGATGGAATAGCCGAAGCGAACATTCCTTTCCTTAGGATCGTAAACAAAAATGTGCTTAAGAAGGCCCCTTGCTCTATAGGAGTTCTTGTTGACCGAGGTGAAATTGGTGGCAACTTGAGCATTTTGACAGGTAATTCATCATATTTGGTTGCTATGCTTTTCATAGGTGGTGTTGATGATCGAGAGGCACTTGTGTATAGCATTCGCATGGCTGGGCATCCTAATGTCAACCTAACAGTGGTTCAGCTTATAGCGTCGGGTTACAACACAAGCAATTATCAGAATAATCTAGACAAGGAGGCGATGGATGAATTATGGGCTAGTATAAATAGCAACCAGAAAATAAAGCATGAAGAGGAGACTATGAGACATGGGGCAGATACAACTCATGTTATACAGAAGATGGCGAACAATTTTGATCTAGTTATAGTGGGTAGATACCGTGAGCCACACTCTCCAGTTACATTAGGCCTTATAGAATGGAGCGAATGCCCTGAGCTTGGAATACTTGGGGACATGCTAGCCAATTCAAGTTTTCGGTTTTCAGTTTTGGTGGTGCAACATAAAAGCCCAGAGTAAGAGGGTGGGTAGACTACAAAAGGTAAACTTTGAATCTTAGCCAAGACATGATTAAGGTATATGATGATCATTTCAAGAACTAGTGCTAGGTTGCATAATATTTCATTTGTAATAGTTTCCATAGAAGAGGCAAAGTTAAATGCAAAGAACTGACCAATGGTCTTCCTCTTCTAGACGTTGTGGTTATGTTTGataactatttttgttttctattttcaaaagttggtttgaagaaagaaaagaaaaaattcttaTGTTTTCAAAGTCAATTTGGTTATCTGCAAAAGCTAGCTCGATATATTTTGTGGCCTAAGGTAACGATAGTGTTTAATGGGccattttttatatcattataaAGTCAATTGGAGTAATTTTCATctattgtaataatttttttaaaaaaacttgttttatCAATAAACCTAAACCATTAAACGATTAATATcatgtgtattttttatataatatttttagcaaaaagtgtCTGTACGTTTGACAAAAGCTCTGTCTTTTAATTTAGTtgtttatgtaaaattttgtaatacctaacttatatatatatatatatatatatatatatatatatatctctctctctctctctctctctctctctctctgtattttAACCACTATCAATGACCCTGTAACAATAGAGTCTTGATTGGTGATGAAAGctgtcttctcctggtcctcttTTGACATTTGGATTCGGTTGTAGcttgagaaagcgtccatgaaggtGAGGAGTTTGTGCCCCACAGTTGAATCAACTAGCTGGTTGATTCTTGGTAGGGGAAAGCTAGCTTTGGGGCAAGCGCTGTTCAGGTTTgtaaaatccacacacattctccatttcccattcgcATTCTTTACCATGACAATGTTGGTCAACCACTCTGGATAGTAGACTTCCCAGATGAAATTGGCAGCGAGCCACTTATTCACTTCATCCATTATTGCTTCCACTTAAGTATCCCACAACCCAAAACTTGTCATTGACACCAACAACATTTGCTAAGAGTAACATGTCTATAGTTGATGACTCAAGATTTCTTTTAGGATGGGGATCACTCTCACCAAAAGCTGGAAGATCATACGTTATCAAGCGAATGCCAAACTCTTCCAGCAGTGAAGCCTTAAGCTCAGGTATTCCTAATAAAAAAGACAatacaaaatccaaaaaaaaaatatcaaaacatgTGGTTGATTATACACTAACACCAAATGTTACTCAAATCAACTGTCAAACTGTATTCTTTCATTGCTGCCATTGTACAACCTGCAAGCCTGGAGGAAAGGAAAGTATATGGAGCAATCATAGACTATCTAGCTCTTTCAGTTGAAACACCTTGCTCCTTGTATGCCAAGTATCTACCATCCGGAAGCACTATGAGGTTAGCACTAGTAGGATGTAGGTACACTTTCTTCATCAATGGGACGGGGGAGGTATCCTGTTCGGTATTAATTTTCAAGGCTGCAAATTAACTAACCATGTCAGAAATTACTAGAGTCTGGAAGACATATACAAAAACATACAAGCATCTCAGGAACATGCATAACAAAAGCTATACTCTAAATGAACTCACGATTACAAAGACTAATCATTAGGTTTTGTATCTTAATTAGgttcctcaattaaattcaattctGTGGCCTTGGAAGCTGTAACTAATTGACTATAAACAAGGAAGTGCATTGACCAATAAACCACATGGTTCAATTTCATTGGAGAACTTAAGGTGTAGCACCTAAGTAATTGTACCTAAGTTTGTCATATGTATAacattttttctataaatttgaGACAAAGAAGGAAAGGATTTGAGTTGCAATTAAAATCCCATACAACATACTAGGAAAGTATTATAACAAAACATCATGAAActacaaattacaaaatatgataggatttgaagccaatcaaaatcaatcaatcatcaaacaaaaaatatatccaAACATTCACTAAATCCCAATCAAAGATTAAACCCAAGTTCTtttgtcccaaaaaaaattccactttATAAGatccaaaattaaaacaaaaacaaaagtattaGAACCTGAAATACCTGAAAAAGCAATGAGAGAGACAAAGAAGATGACTAGCCAAGAGTGCAAGGGGTTCTTATCTTTAGGTAGGTACTGATTGAAGAACCTAAGATTGTGACCAAGTCTCTCACAAAAAGGCTCACCAACATTCCTCCACAAGTAAGAAACCTTTCCCAACTTTCTAGCAATGTAGGAGTCTTCTCTAACTACACTCTGTCTCACTATAATCTTGCACCCTTTTCCTAACACCACCGTAATCTTTGCCGCCGCCTTCATAAACTCTGTCACCTGATCCGTCAACCGCAAGTCCTTCGGCACCCTCACATTACTATAAGTGCCTgacatttctctattttttttacattattagTTTTTGTATGGGTGCTCAAAATGAATAGtagtaagaaaaagaagaagaagaaatggagt
This region includes:
- the LOC142605998 gene encoding cation/H(+) antiporter 14-like; this encodes MGPTLLGQSKAYVAKLFPPGGRLVLLTFAEFGFMFHLFLLGLQIDTCIVKSIGRKTVVIAPTGTIIPMVFGVAAYKILEHAPPSEHVVALLVLIIANALTPFIDISGLLYEINILNSEIGRFASSISVVSDACAWFLAFVVRNIGAALKYSSTEPLSMIAMVVGYYCFLLFLMRPLVIWIDSFTPKDRPFEESHLIAILCIVLVNGFFAEYIGEHARFGAFVLGLSLPNGPTLGAIIIQKLEVLCTMLLLPIYCTTSGFRTQLSSIANASAAKTELIIFAGYFGKFIGTILPSIYFKIPFKESLTLTLIMCCKGVMAITIYSVLRGGQIITTQTYTLLILSMIMATGLATIFIRHLYDPSIRYMADTRRTIKNSAQNSCLRMLVCIHSEENVSSFTNLIEVSNPTKENPIFVCVLQLVEITGRATSILVKLDKQNNLLASNLDFSRQISNAFDHYENYSQGSVKIQNFKAIAPCASMHDDICTLAMDQETSIIIVPFHKIWAIDGIAEANIPFLRIVNKNVLKKAPCSIGVLVDRGEIGGNLSILTGNSSYLVAMLFIGGVDDREALVYSIRMAGHPNVNLTVVQLIASGYNTSNYQNNLDKEAMDELWASINSNQKIKHEEETMRHGADTTHVIQKMANNFDLVIVGRYREPHSPVTLGLIEWSECPELGILGDMLANSSFRFSVLVVQHKSPE